The following are encoded together in the Dermacoccus nishinomiyaensis genome:
- a CDS encoding acylneuraminate cytidylyltransferase family protein: MSNATPAIIPARGGSKGIPRKNLKLLEGKPLIVWTIEQVLATRGLTPYVSTEDAEIADVARGAGAQVIERPDELAGDTTASEPVIEHAIEVITAEVGRPDQVMFLQATSPLRLPGTLARCLDEFAVTGADSMVGVVPAEIFMWRRMPQVEALYPYEARPRRQDLTPDQLRYRETGSLYLTRTEIYEKHHNRLGGSIELFVMDPLEGIDIDAEHDFTLAESLWRRMSERGA, from the coding sequence ATGTCGAACGCGACGCCCGCCATCATCCCCGCACGCGGCGGGTCGAAGGGCATCCCCCGCAAAAACCTCAAGCTGCTCGAGGGCAAGCCCCTCATCGTCTGGACGATCGAGCAGGTCCTCGCGACGCGCGGGCTGACCCCCTACGTCTCGACCGAGGACGCCGAGATCGCCGACGTCGCCCGTGGCGCCGGCGCGCAGGTCATCGAGCGTCCCGACGAGTTGGCGGGTGACACGACGGCGTCGGAGCCCGTCATCGAGCACGCCATCGAGGTCATCACCGCCGAGGTCGGCCGGCCGGATCAGGTGATGTTCCTGCAGGCCACCTCTCCCCTGCGGCTGCCCGGCACCCTCGCGCGCTGCCTCGACGAGTTCGCCGTCACGGGCGCCGACTCGATGGTGGGCGTCGTGCCGGCCGAGATCTTCATGTGGCGTCGCATGCCGCAGGTCGAAGCGCTCTACCCGTACGAGGCGCGCCCCCGCCGTCAGGATCTGACGCCCGATCAGCTGCGCTACCGCGAGACGGGGTCGTTGTACCTGACGCGCACCGAGATCTACGAGAAGCATCACAACCGCCTCGGCGGCTCGATCGAGTTGTTCGTCATGGATCCGCTCGAAGGAATCGACATCGACGCCGAGCACGACTTCACCCTCGCCGAGAGCCTGTGGCGCCGCATGAGCGAACGCGGCGCGTGA